The Cyanobacterium stanieri LEGE 03274 genome contains a region encoding:
- a CDS encoding CRISPR-associated protein Csx3: protein MSNNKFKFSINYNSNIDKSEFILEDLKPISDEFTVIELIKDAKIQLDELVNKNIFSDFEILKISGRLPLPIAYLIAHELQHFFNVVAVYYPQKNIYVVTNSTNDNYQVGDVISSENNQKMLLTSSTKDAFSVKVSGDILYVNCTLRVKDGNFLVKEVEEKINQLIANQKLKGGKLLKINGKSSVLASFVIAHKVCHLYANVAIFDPKIDGYVVALRHGGVYSVGDYLPQENNIQNQKKIVICGNANRGKTVIKDGLKVILIEYLSSEDYYSISGCPDGDGAWYSETCQNNPSLARQLKDVYKVNFTPEFARNKALEIKNINIPLLIFDVGGKMDGEQLTPANQIIMAEANGAIIVGGNEAEIALWRRCCQELGLRVMAEVTTKLEAGNDSFECQNNVFITTIHQLKRGCNFNDSEGIKQLAKYIAFEEN from the coding sequence ATGTCTAATAATAAATTTAAATTTTCTATCAACTATAATTCCAACATCGATAAATCAGAGTTTATTTTAGAAGATCTTAAACCCATTTCTGATGAATTTACTGTTATTGAACTAATCAAAGATGCTAAAATTCAATTAGATGAATTAGTTAATAAAAATATTTTTTCCGATTTTGAAATTTTAAAAATAAGTGGTCGTTTACCTTTACCTATTGCCTATCTTATCGCCCATGAACTTCAACATTTCTTTAACGTTGTTGCGGTTTATTATCCCCAAAAAAATATTTACGTAGTAACCAATAGCACCAATGATAACTATCAAGTGGGAGATGTTATTAGTTCTGAAAATAACCAAAAAATGCTTCTTACTTCATCCACCAAAGATGCTTTTAGTGTGAAGGTGTCTGGAGATATTTTATATGTTAATTGTACTTTGAGAGTAAAAGATGGTAATTTCTTAGTTAAGGAAGTGGAAGAAAAGATAAATCAATTAATCGCAAATCAAAAATTAAAAGGAGGAAAGTTATTAAAAATTAATGGTAAATCCTCAGTTTTAGCAAGTTTTGTCATTGCCCATAAAGTATGTCATTTATATGCTAATGTTGCTATTTTTGACCCCAAAATTGATGGTTATGTAGTCGCTTTACGTCATGGTGGTGTATATTCTGTTGGGGATTATCTCCCCCAGGAAAATAATATACAAAATCAGAAAAAGATAGTTATTTGTGGTAACGCTAACCGAGGAAAAACTGTTATTAAAGATGGTTTAAAAGTAATATTAATCGAGTATTTAAGCAGTGAAGACTATTATTCAATTTCAGGATGTCCTGATGGGGATGGTGCGTGGTATAGTGAAACTTGTCAAAATAATCCCTCATTAGCAAGACAATTAAAAGATGTTTATAAGGTTAATTTTACTCCTGAATTTGCCCGTAATAAAGCCTTAGAAATCAAAAATATTAATATACCCTTGTTAATCTTTGATGTGGGGGGCAAAATGGATGGTGAACAGTTAACTCCTGCTAATCAAATAATTATGGCGGAGGCTAATGGTGCGATTATTGTGGGGGGAAATGAGGCAGAAATTGCTCTTTGGCGTCGTTGTTGTCAGGAATTAGGTTTAAGAGTTATGGCGGAAGTTACCACGAAATTAGAGGCTGGGAATGATAGCTTTGAGTGTCAAAATAATGTTTTTATTACTACCATTCATCAGTTAAAAAGAGGTTGTAATTTTAATGATTCTGAGGGGATTAAGCAACTAGCTAAATATATCGCTTTTGAGGAAAATTGA